The Stutzerimonas stutzeri DNA window GAGTCCGGCGAACAGCTGCTGCCACAGCGCCGCCTCGTAGGCATCCGCCAACGGCAGGTCGACATGCCCACCCTCTCCCGGCAGCGCCTGCCAGCCGCCGCCTGCCAGCGGCAGCAGCGTGGCCACGCCAAGCCCGGTGCCGGGCCCGATCACCAGCGCCGGCGCGCCCGTCTCCGCGACCCCATTGCAGATGATGCGCCGCTGCGCTTCGGCGACCCGGGTCATACCCAGCGCCATGGCCGCGAAGTCGTTGATCAGCAGCAGCTCGTCTAGCTGCAGGGCACCACAGAAATCCCTGCGCCCCAACCGCCAGTGGTTGTTGGTGAACACGAACTGCTCGCCCTTGACCGGCCCGGCACAGGCCAGGCAGGCCGCACCGACGCTGCCCGGCGCAAGACCGAGCGACGCCAGGTAGTACTCGACCGCCAGCTCGGGCGTGGCGAAATCCGCCGTCGCCAGCACGCGCACCGCTTCCAGCCGGGCGTTGCGCCAGAGCGCGAAGCGCGCGTTGGTCCCTCCGATGTCACCGACCAGCGCCAGCCTCATCGCAGCACCTCCAGCCCGGCGGTGAACACACTGGCACCCTGTTCCGCCGAACTG harbors:
- a CDS encoding glucokinase; this translates as MRLALVGDIGGTNARFALWRNARLEAVRVLATADFATPELAVEYYLASLGLAPGSVGAACLACAGPVKGEQFVFTNNHWRLGRRDFCGALQLDELLLINDFAAMALGMTRVAEAQRRIICNGVAETGAPALVIGPGTGLGVATLLPLAGGGWQALPGEGGHVDLPLADAYEAALWQQLFAGLGHVRAEDVLSGGGLLLLYRALCLLHDQAPRLASPAEVTAAALAGDTLAAATLEQFCVWLGRVAGNNVLTLGARAGVYIVGGVVPRFADFFAASGFARGFASKGCMSAYLADVPVWLVTAEYPGLEGAGVALEQALACVPG